Within Rhodopirellula halodulae, the genomic segment CGCGGAAACCAACATCATTGAAGACGGATGGACCGCGCCCTTTCGGGTGGATGATTGGGACGATTCGCAAACGGTTCGATACCGAGTGACCCACGGAACGGAAGCCAGCTACGAAGGCACCGTGCGTCGCAATCCAGTCGACAAGGATGAAATCGTAGTCGCGGGTTTCACTGGCAATTCGATCCAGCCCGCTCACGGAGGCGACATTTCGCGTCAAGATTTGATTGACAATGTCAACAAAGTCGACGCCGACGTGTTGTTCTTTTCAGGCGACCAAGTCTACGACCACAACCGGCATTACGCGGCTTGGTTGAAATTCGGGCGAGATTTCGGCGACATCATCAAAGACCGTCCGACGGTTTGTTTGCCGGACGATCACGACGTGGGGCAGCCCAATCTGTGGGGCGAGAGCGGCAAAATTTCAACGCTGTCGGGTGCCGCCGACGGAGGATACTCGCAACCTGGCAAATACGTTCGCCAAGTCGAGCGGGCTCAGACCAGTCATTTGCCGGACCCGGTTGATCCGCACAAAATCGGCCAAGACATCGGCGTGTATTACACCAACTTGAATTGGGGAAACATCGATTTCGCAATTCTGGAAGATCGCAAATTCAAAACGGGGCCTGCCGGACGAGTGCCAAAGCAGGGGCCGCGTCCCGACCACATTCGCAATCCCGATTACGATCCCGCCAGCGTGGATGTGGACGGAGCAGTGTTGCTGGGCGAGCGACAGCTTGATTTCATCGAGGATTGGACGGCCGATTGGACCAACGCTCACATGAAGGTCGCTTTGTCGCAAACGATCTTCTGCGGTGGGGCTCATATTCACGGAGCCGCCAACGGGCGTTTGCACGCAGACATGGACAGCAACGGTTGGCCACAAACAGGACGCAACAAAGCCTTGGCCGCTCTCCGCAAAGGTTTCGCGTTTCACTACGCCGGTGACCAGCACTTGGCGACGATTTTCCATCACGGGATCGACGAATACCGCGATGCGATTTGGTCGTTCTGCGTTCCATCCATTGCGAACTTGTATTTGCGTTGGTGGTTGCCGGTCGAACCCGGCGCCAACCGCGAACCCGGTGCGCCCGAATACACCGGCGATTCGCTGGACGGGTTTGCGAACAAAGTCACCAATTACGCCGCCGCGAATCCTGAGATGAAACCGCAGGGAAATTTGTTGAACACGCGTGCGGCCGGATTCGGCATCGTGCGTTTCAACACCAAGACTCGCGACATCACAATGGAATGCTGGCCTCGCAATGTGGATGTCACGGACCCGCAGGCAAAGCAATATCCAGGTTGGCCGCGAACCATTTCCCAGTTTGACAATTACCAACCGCCGTCCTGGGGCAAGTTGGGTGAGATGACGTTCGACTTCGAGAACCCGGTGGTTCAATTGGTGGACGCGGAAACGAAGGAAGTGCTCTACACCGTCCGCGTTCCCGGAAAACTGTTTGTCCCGCATGCTCCCAAGGGCAAAGCATTCATCGTGAAAGTCGGCGAAAACGCACCGGACGCAACGATCAGCGTGCAGGCCCGCGTCGGTGGCGAACCAATGCACGTCTCGAAGAAGTGAATCGACGGCTCAAAATCTAATTTCGCATGGGTCGCGGTCTGGCAACTTGTCGGGCCGCGATTTTTTTGTGCGCGACTGAATGATCGGTGATTTACACGGGGCTTTCACAGAGATTTTACGGATGCGTGATCTCGACATCGCCACCATGTTTTCGGTGGCATCTTCGCTATCTCTTGTGACAGGAAAACTTGCCCTGTCGCAATCATTTTCCGGTGTGGAGTGGGAGTGATCTGCCGTTGTCAATCTTCAAACGCTATGCCATGATGACGCCTGCTCGGCCCGCGACAATTTTTCCGGCCAATTGCCTCGGAAAACGTCGCGGGCTTTGGCTCGAACCGACTTTGTTACAAATTTCACAAAGTGCCCTTTCATGGCAATGACTCAAAGCGTGACCCGGATCAAGAAGGGCCTCGACCTTCCCATCACGGGATGCCCCGAACAGCACATTGAAGCCGGTCCTGCGATCCGCCAAGTGGCATTGTTGGGCGACGATTACATCGGAATGAAGCCAACGATGTTGGTGGCCGCGGGCGACCGCGTGGTCTTGGGCCAGCCGGTGTTCGAAGACAAGAAAACACCGGGTGTTGTCTATACATCACCCGCGACGGGAACGGTCGCCGACGTGGTTCGCGGTGCCAAACGTAAATTCGAAGCGATCATCATCGACGTTGACGCTGGCTCCGAGGAAAGCACGACGATCGAAGGCATTGCCGGATCAGACCCGCTGGCTTTGGGCCGCGAAAAGTTGGTCGACGGTTTGGTCAAGATTGGATTGTGGCCGTCGCTTCGCACGCGTCCATTCGGCAAGGTGCCAATGATCGATAGCGTGCCTCACTCGATCTTCGTCACCGCGATCGACACCAATCCATTGGCTGCGGATCCCGCGGTGGTTTTGGCGGACCGCAAAGACCAATTCGTCTTGGGTTTGCAGGCGTTGACCCAATTGACCGACGGTGCGGTTCACCTGTGCCAAGCCGAGAACGCATCGGTGCCGGGTGGCGACGTCAACGGCGTGCAGTCGGCTTCCTTCGCCGGTCCTCACCCCGCCGGTTTGCCCGGAACACACATTCATTTCCTGGATCCCGTCAATCTGAACAAAACGGTTTGGTACATCGGTTACCAAGACGTGATTGCGATCGGTTCGTTCTTACAGACCGGGCAACTGGACACACGCCGCGTGATCTCGCTGGCCGGTCCAATGGTGAACCAACCACGTTTGATCGAAACTCGATCCGGAGCTTGTGTCGATGAATTGATCGAAGGCGAAGTCAACACCTCGGTGAATCTGCGAGTGATCTCAGGTTCGGTGTTGAACGGCCACACCGCCGTCGCGCCGCATCAGTTCTTGGGACGCTATCACAACCAAGTCTCGGTGATTGAAGAAGGCGACCACCGCGAATTCTTGGGATGGCAAAAGCCCGGTTTCGACAAATACTCGGTCAGTCGCATCTTTGCCTCGGCCATGACGCCGGACCGCAAATTCGACTTCACGTCGTCGACCGGTGGCAGTGAGCGGGCCATGGTCCCGTTGGGCACCTACGAAAAAGTGATGCCGTTGGACGTGTTGGCGACTCAGTTGTTGCGATCGTTGATCGTTCGTGACACGGATTCGGCCCAGCAGCTCGGCGTTCTCGAACTAGAAGAAGAAGACTTGGCCCTGTGCACATTTGTGTGCCCCGGCAAATACGAATATGGATCCTTGATCCGAGAAAACCTGACAACCATTGAGCGTGAAGGTTAAGGAATATGAAAGCACTACGCGACGCATTTGATCGCGTCCACCCGTTCTTTGCCAAAGGCGGACTGCTCGAGAAAGCGTACCCGATGTACGAGGCTCTCGACACGTTCTTGTTCACGCCCGGCGAGACGGCTCACGGACGCACGCACGTGCGCGACAACATTGACCTGAAACGCATGATGATCACGGTCGTCTTTGCATTGATTCCGGTCACGTTGTTCGGCATGTGGAACACGGGCTATCAAGCCAACTCGGCCATCCAAAAGATGACCGAAGCCAACGTCGATTTCGACTACGACTGGCACCACACCGTGCACACGGCCATTGGTCTGGGGCACGACCCCGCCAACCACATCGACAACTTCGTTTATGGGGCGATCTTCTTCATCCCGATCTACGTCGTTTGTATGTTTGTCGGTGGTCACGTGGAGTTGGTGTTCAGTGTGCTGCGAGGCCACGAAATCAACGAGGGTTTCCTGGTCACCGGTTTGTTGTTTCCGCTCACGCTTCCCGCTTCGATCCCGCTTTGGCAAGTCGCCGTGGGCATCGCGTTTGGTGTGATTGTCGCGAAAGAAGTCTTTGGCGGCACGGGACGCAACTTCCTGAACGTGGCACTGACTTCGCGAGCTTTCCTGTACTTCGCCTACGCGGGCCAAATCAGCGGTGACAAAGTTTGGACCGCTGTGGATGGCTTCTCCGGTGCAACGGCACTGGGGCAAATGGCAAACGCACGTGACAACGCGGTGGAATCGCTGGGTGCGGTTCAATACGTGTGGGGTGCGGAAGAACCGATCACGTGGATGCAAGCGTTCATCGGAACAATTCAAGGTTGCGTCGGTGAAACGAGTGCTCTGCTTTGTCTGGTCGGAGCATTGATCCTGATCGCCAGCGGAATTGGTTCGTGGAAGATCATGGGTGGCGTGGTCGCTGGCGTGACCGCGACTGCTCTGTTGCTAAACGGCATCGGCAGCGAAACCAATCCCATGTTCGCGGTACCGTTTTACTGGCACCTGGTCATCGGCGGCTTGGCATTCGGTTTGGTCTTCATGGCCACCGACCCAGTCAGTGCTTCCATGACGGAGCTTGGGAAATGGGTTTACGGAATCCTGATCGGATTCATGACCGTCCTGATTCGCGTCGTGAACCCTGCTTTCCCAGAAGGCATCATGCTGGCGATCTTGTTCGGCAACGTGTTCGCACCGTTGATCGACTGGGCCGTCGTCCAACTCAACATTCGACGGAGGGCCGCACGTTATGTCACAGCCTGATTCGACCATGAAGACGATTTTGACCGCCGCCGTTTTGTGCGTGGTCTGCTCGTTGGCCGTGAGTGCCGCCGCTGTGGCATTGCGACCGGCTCAGGAAGAAAACAAAGTCCTCGACCGTCAACGCAACATCTTGGATGCGGCGGGCCTGTCGATGGGCGAATTTGGAAAGCTCTCGTCAGAGCTGGATAAAGAACAAATCGAAACGCTGTGGACTTGGGTCAGCGAAGAGTTGGTCGACCTGGAAACGGGCGAGGTCAACACGGAACTGAACCCCGAGGAGTACGACCCTCGCGAAGCGGCGAAGAAAGACGATCAGAGCATTGAGATCACCGAGCCAACGTTCGACATCGGTGTGCCTCGTCGCGAAAAGGTGGCTCGCGTTTACTACGTGAAAAAGCCGGGGAGCGAAAAGGTCGAGATGGTCGTGCTTCCGGTATACGGCAAAGGCCTTTGGTCCACGTTGTACGGCTACATGGCACTGAAGAACGATCTGGAAACCATCGCTGGTTTGACGTTTTACGAGCACGCCGAAACGCCGGGGCTGGGTGGCGAAGTCGACAACACCAAGTGGAAGGCTCAGTGGGTCGGAAACAAGTTGTATGACGCTGACGGTAACCCCGCCGCTCGTGTCGCCAAAGGGCCGGCTCCTGATGGCGATGAGTACGCGGTCGACGGATTGTCCGGAGCGACGATCACCTGCCGTGGTGTGACGAATCTGGTCCGCTATTGGGCTGGCCCGAACGGATACGGTCCTTTCTTGGATCAATTGAAGAAACGAATTTCCGGTGACGCATCCGCGGAAGCCGATCAACCCGAAACCGACGTTGAAAGTGGTGTCGAACAATACGACATCGACAACGCCGGCACCAAAGAACCGGTGGGAGAGTAAATCATGGCTGCCCCCAAAGTCGGCAAGGTCCTGTTCGGACCCGTCATCGACAACAACCCCATCGCGTTGCAGATCCTTGGGATTTGCAGTGCTTTGGCGGTGACAACGAGTATCCAAGTTTCGATCGTGATGTCACTCGCGGTGATCGCGGTGACGGCGTGTTCGAACGCGGCGGTCTCGGCGATTCGGCACTTCATTCCCGGCAGCATCCGCATCATCGTGCAGATGACGGTGATTGCGTCGTTGGTGATCGTGGTTGACCAAGTCCTGAAGGCTTACATGTACGACATCAGCAAGCAATTGTCGGTGTTCGTCGGTCTGATCATCACGAACTGTATCGTCATGGGACGAGCGGAAGGCTTCGCGATGAAAAACGGCGTCTGGGTCAGCTTCCTGGACGGGATCGGCAACGGTCTTGGTTACGGCATGGTGTTGCTCGTCGTCGCGTTCTTCCGCGAATTGTTCGGCAGCGGTTCGCTGTTGGGCTTCGAACTGTTTCAACTGGACCGCAACGGCGGCTGGTACAACCCGAACAACTTGATGCTGTTGCCGCCCAGTGCGTTCTTCATCATCGGGTTCTTGATTTGGGTCATTCGTGCCAACAAACCCGAACAAATTGAGGAGGCCTAAGCCATGCTCGAACAATATCTCAGCGTCTTTTTGAAGGCGGTTTTCGTCGAGAACCTCGCGTTGGCGTTCTTCCTGGGAATGTGCACGTTTTTGGCGGTCAGTAAGAACGTCAAAACGGCCATCGGATTGGGAATCGCTGTGATCGCGATTGAAACGATCACGGTTCCGGCTAACCAGTTGATCTACAGTTTGCTCTTGAAGAAGGGCGCGTTGACTTGGATGAACGGTTTCATCGGCACGGACACGATCAACTTCGCCGATGTCGACCTCACGTTCCTCGGATTCATCAGCTATATCGGCGTGATCGCCGCGATGGTTCAGATCCTCGAGATGTTCCTGGATCGATTCCTGCCAAGTCTTTACAACGCCCTGGGGATTTTCCTCCCGCTGATCACCGTGAACTGCGCCATCTTGGGTGCGTCGTTGTTCATGGAGCAGCGAGAGTACGCGTTTGGTGAATCGGTTGTCTTCGGTTTCGGCTGCGGTGTCGGTTGGGCCTTGGCGATCATGGCTCTCGCCGGAATTCGCGAAAAATTGAAATACAGCGACGTTCCTCCGCCACTTCGCGGTTTGGGAATCACCTTCATCACGGTTGGATTGATGTCGCTTGCGTTCATGTCGTTCAGCGGTATCCAGTTGTAAGTCGCTGAATTCTTCGAACCTCGTCCTTTCCCAACCACTTTCATTTTCGGTGCAGACAATCCGCGGGATTCCATTTCCGCGGGCTCTCCCTCCTACGATCGAATCAAAATGCTTTCCCTACCTCTGATGATTGCGGCCTTTGACGCTACCGAGGTCATTCTTGGCGTGCTGATGTTCACCGTGGTGGTGATCGCATTGGTGCTGCTCATTTTGGCTGCGAAGAGTCAACTGGTGGCTTCTGGCCCGGTCAAAATCACCATCAACGGCCAAAAAGAAGTTTCGGTTCCCGCCGGTGGTAAATTGCTGGGGGCCCTCGCGGATGCGGGAATCTTCGTCAGCAGTGCATGCGGTGGCGGTGGTACCTGTGCCCAATGCAAAGTGAAAGTGACCGACGGCGGAGGCGACCTGCTCGCAACCGAAGCCGGGCACATCAGCAAGAAGGAAGCCGCAGAAGGCGAGCGTCTTTCATGTCAGGTTGCGGTCAAGAATGACATGATTGTGGAAGTTCCACCGGAAGCGTTTGACACGCAAAAGTGGGAATGCACAGTCAAGAGCAACAACAACGTCGCGACGTTCATCAAAGAGTTCGTCCTTCAGTTGCCCGAAGGTGCCGAGGTCGATTTCCGTGCCGGTGGTTACATCCAGATCGAATGTCCTCCGCACGAAATTCACTATAAAGACTTTGACATCGACGAAGAGTATCACCCGGATTGGGACCAATACAACATTTGGCGTTACGTGTCGAAGGTTGACGAGCCCGTCATTCGTGCTTATTCGATGGCCAACTATCCCGGCGAAAAGGGCATCATCATGCTCAACGTCCGGGTTGCTTCGCCGCCACCGCGTGCACCCGAAGGCACGCCGCCAGGGAAAATGAGTAGTTACATCTTCTCGTTGAAGCCAGGAGACAAGGCAACGATCAGTGGTCCTTATGGAGAGTTCTTCATCAAGGACAGCGATGCCGAGATGGTTTACATCGGTGGTGGTGCAGGGATGGCTCCCTTGCGTAGCCATATCTTCGAATTGTTCAAACGTCAGAAAACGGATCGCAAGGTCAGCTACTGGTACGGTGGTCGAAGTCTTCGTGAATTGTTCTACATCGAGCACTTCCGTGAGATCGAAAAGGACTTCCCGAATTTCAAGTTCAACATCGCGTTGTCAGAGCCTCAGCCCGAGGACAACTGGGACGGATATGTTGGATTCATCCACCAAGTCTTGCTCGATAACTACCTCAGCAAACACCCCGCACCCGAAGACATCGAGTACTACATCTGTGGTCCTCCGATGATGAACGCGGCTGTCTTCCGTATGCTCGATGATCTTGGGGTTGAGCCCGAGAACATCGCCTACGATGACTTCGGCGGCTGATCTCGGCGTTTGATTTCGGCCGATCGCAAATAGACCGCACCGGCGTTTGTCGGTGCCCAAGACCCATCGACGTTTCGACGTCGGCAAAACGAGCTTTCATGTGGAAGCTCGTTTTTTCGTTCTGCTTCGCGTGATTGTCACGCATTCACGCGGCGTGCTTCGCCGCGTTCCTCATCGCCCTGATTGAAGATGAGATATCTCCACCACGTCGCCATCGCGACCGTTTTTGGTTTGGTTGCTAGCCTCGCTGGGGCGGAGTTTGCTTCCGCCGCGGACTTGCTGACTTTCCGTGGTGCGACCATGGGCACGACCTACATGGTCAAAGTGCATGGTGCTCCTGAACGTGAGGATTGGGAAGCAGAA encodes:
- a CDS encoding Na(+)-translocating NADH-quinone reductase subunit C, producing the protein MSQPDSTMKTILTAAVLCVVCSLAVSAAAVALRPAQEENKVLDRQRNILDAAGLSMGEFGKLSSELDKEQIETLWTWVSEELVDLETGEVNTELNPEEYDPREAAKKDDQSIEITEPTFDIGVPRREKVARVYYVKKPGSEKVEMVVLPVYGKGLWSTLYGYMALKNDLETIAGLTFYEHAETPGLGGEVDNTKWKAQWVGNKLYDADGNPAARVAKGPAPDGDEYAVDGLSGATITCRGVTNLVRYWAGPNGYGPFLDQLKKRISGDASAEADQPETDVESGVEQYDIDNAGTKEPVGE
- a CDS encoding Na(+)-translocating NADH-quinone reductase subunit A; the encoded protein is MAMTQSVTRIKKGLDLPITGCPEQHIEAGPAIRQVALLGDDYIGMKPTMLVAAGDRVVLGQPVFEDKKTPGVVYTSPATGTVADVVRGAKRKFEAIIIDVDAGSEESTTIEGIAGSDPLALGREKLVDGLVKIGLWPSLRTRPFGKVPMIDSVPHSIFVTAIDTNPLAADPAVVLADRKDQFVLGLQALTQLTDGAVHLCQAENASVPGGDVNGVQSASFAGPHPAGLPGTHIHFLDPVNLNKTVWYIGYQDVIAIGSFLQTGQLDTRRVISLAGPMVNQPRLIETRSGACVDELIEGEVNTSVNLRVISGSVLNGHTAVAPHQFLGRYHNQVSVIEEGDHREFLGWQKPGFDKYSVSRIFASAMTPDRKFDFTSSTGGSERAMVPLGTYEKVMPLDVLATQLLRSLIVRDTDSAQQLGVLELEEEDLALCTFVCPGKYEYGSLIRENLTTIEREG
- the nqrE gene encoding NADH:ubiquinone reductase (Na(+)-transporting) subunit E encodes the protein MLEQYLSVFLKAVFVENLALAFFLGMCTFLAVSKNVKTAIGLGIAVIAIETITVPANQLIYSLLLKKGALTWMNGFIGTDTINFADVDLTFLGFISYIGVIAAMVQILEMFLDRFLPSLYNALGIFLPLITVNCAILGASLFMEQREYAFGESVVFGFGCGVGWALAIMALAGIREKLKYSDVPPPLRGLGITFITVGLMSLAFMSFSGIQL
- a CDS encoding NADH:ubiquinone reductase (Na(+)-transporting) subunit D — encoded protein: MAAPKVGKVLFGPVIDNNPIALQILGICSALAVTTSIQVSIVMSLAVIAVTACSNAAVSAIRHFIPGSIRIIVQMTVIASLVIVVDQVLKAYMYDISKQLSVFVGLIITNCIVMGRAEGFAMKNGVWVSFLDGIGNGLGYGMVLLVVAFFRELFGSGSLLGFELFQLDRNGGWYNPNNLMLLPPSAFFIIGFLIWVIRANKPEQIEEA
- the nqrF gene encoding NADH:ubiquinone reductase (Na(+)-transporting) subunit F; translated protein: MLSLPLMIAAFDATEVILGVLMFTVVVIALVLLILAAKSQLVASGPVKITINGQKEVSVPAGGKLLGALADAGIFVSSACGGGGTCAQCKVKVTDGGGDLLATEAGHISKKEAAEGERLSCQVAVKNDMIVEVPPEAFDTQKWECTVKSNNNVATFIKEFVLQLPEGAEVDFRAGGYIQIECPPHEIHYKDFDIDEEYHPDWDQYNIWRYVSKVDEPVIRAYSMANYPGEKGIIMLNVRVASPPPRAPEGTPPGKMSSYIFSLKPGDKATISGPYGEFFIKDSDAEMVYIGGGAGMAPLRSHIFELFKRQKTDRKVSYWYGGRSLRELFYIEHFREIEKDFPNFKFNIALSEPQPEDNWDGYVGFIHQVLLDNYLSKHPAPEDIEYYICGPPMMNAAVFRMLDDLGVEPENIAYDDFGG
- a CDS encoding NADH:ubiquinone reductase (Na(+)-transporting) subunit B; translation: MKALRDAFDRVHPFFAKGGLLEKAYPMYEALDTFLFTPGETAHGRTHVRDNIDLKRMMITVVFALIPVTLFGMWNTGYQANSAIQKMTEANVDFDYDWHHTVHTAIGLGHDPANHIDNFVYGAIFFIPIYVVCMFVGGHVELVFSVLRGHEINEGFLVTGLLFPLTLPASIPLWQVAVGIAFGVIVAKEVFGGTGRNFLNVALTSRAFLYFAYAGQISGDKVWTAVDGFSGATALGQMANARDNAVESLGAVQYVWGAEEPITWMQAFIGTIQGCVGETSALLCLVGALILIASGIGSWKIMGGVVAGVTATALLLNGIGSETNPMFAVPFYWHLVIGGLAFGLVFMATDPVSASMTELGKWVYGILIGFMTVLIRVVNPAFPEGIMLAILFGNVFAPLIDWAVVQLNIRRRAARYVTA